A region of Pseudorasbora parva isolate DD20220531a chromosome 14, ASM2467924v1, whole genome shotgun sequence DNA encodes the following proteins:
- the LOC137039630 gene encoding uncharacterized protein — protein MTTPTPSATPFADIITALAALHQEQHQSMLDLRADQERRFEAIVRGQQEDRERFRSWTAREVCTEAAGLASAPVHVPLHKMGPQDDPEAFIELFQKAAEACGWPRAQWPVRLIPLLTGEAQAAAQQLPVANLLDYEDLKRAIIQRVGRTPEQHRQRFRSLAWGEAGRPFAMAQQLRDECRKWLLAGGSDVDHIVDLVVLEQFIARLPRKTAEWVQCHRPTSLTTAINLAEDHLVACPGVGEPLLTSPSLSPPSVSPSRPVPLPRSRPPGPPRIPPRGRGGMGPGQYGSSRAPPRGAGLLGSGGDNGSGSTPPPRSFSNPLPAAGAAGRPGLACWRCGDPDHFVDRCPMMDVGTMIRVPDFQRTTPDQAGEYQIP, from the exons atgacaacaccaacgccctccgccacgccgtttgcggacatcatcaccgctctcgcggccctccaccaggaacaacaccagtccatgctggacctgcgggcggaccaggagcgccgtttcgaggccatcgtccgcggccagcaagaggaccgcgagaggttccggagctggacaGCCCGGGAGGTTtgcaccgaagccgccgggctcgccagcgcaccggtccacgtgcccctacataagatggggccacaggacgatcccgaggccttcatcgAACTGTTCCAGAAGgcagcggaggcctgcgggtggccccgggcacagtggccggtgcgcctcataccACTGCTCacgggagaagcccaggcggccgctcaacaactgccggtggcgaacctcctggattatGAAGACCtaaagagggccatcatccagcgggtcggccggacccccgaGCAGCATCGACAGCGGTTCCGCTCGCTGGCGTGGGGTGAGGCCGGtcggcccttcgcgatggcccaacagctccgggacgagtgccgcaaatggctattggccggtggaagcgacgtggaccacatcgtcgatctggtggtactggagcagttcatcgctcggctccccaggaagaccgccgagtgggtccagtgccaccggcccacgtcgctgacgacggccatcaacctggcggaggaccatctggtggcgtgcccgggggtcggcgagcccctactaacttctccctctctctctcccccctctgtctctccttctcgccctgtccctctccctaggtcccgccctccagggccccctcgtattccccccagaggtcggggtggaatgggcccagggcaatacgggagttcgagggccccgcccaggggggcggggctgctggggtcgggcggggataacggttccggttccaccccccctccgcgctcattttccaatccactccccgccgcaggggcggcgggcaggcctgggctggcctgctggcggtgcggcgacccggaccattttgtggaccgatgtccgatgatggacgtcgggacaatgatccgggtcccggacttccagcggaccacccctgatcaagcaggagagtaccaaattcct taa